The following proteins are encoded in a genomic region of Mycobacterium sp. 155:
- a CDS encoding anti-sigma-D factor RsdA gives MPDFGRWTSNGGDPSLNEINRTDRFIEALSLDRPVYATDSAEAELAQLLAGWRDEARRPTSGVVTTRDAISALNRGTPRRWSRLPLALVGSVAAAVLCLGGFGAAVYGAGPGDALYGMRTVMFGDRPTRDVKVELASAELAQVQQLIDQGQWQAAQEKLSTITTTVATVNDAERKQQLVDQLQQLSVKVENRDPNATVPPNAPPVVLPEVSTPQTSTSGTTSESDTSAPTNTSPTSTPSGTSSSTPEETTTSPSDTSSSSSSPTPSRSTSTGTSASVTTSSPVTSPSTAAPSSSSPREEATPSSVASSVVSSPTHTQTTTLPTVSVPSAAEPTVTGPARGGSTSGGDGAEQPGQDVPQQRQGALDQPGQANRPQLPATSVIEAPGLPDTAGGGQR, from the coding sequence CTGGACCGCCCGGTATACGCGACGGACTCTGCCGAGGCCGAGCTGGCCCAGCTGCTTGCAGGGTGGCGTGACGAGGCACGGCGTCCGACGTCAGGTGTCGTGACGACCCGCGACGCGATCTCGGCTCTGAACCGCGGAACGCCGCGCAGGTGGTCGCGGCTGCCGTTGGCGTTGGTCGGATCGGTGGCCGCGGCAGTGTTGTGCCTGGGCGGGTTCGGTGCGGCCGTCTACGGTGCAGGTCCCGGCGACGCGCTTTACGGCATGCGCACCGTGATGTTCGGCGACCGACCCACCCGGGACGTCAAGGTCGAGCTTGCCTCGGCTGAGTTGGCGCAGGTCCAGCAGCTCATCGACCAGGGCCAGTGGCAGGCCGCACAGGAGAAGCTGAGCACCATCACCACCACGGTGGCGACGGTCAACGACGCCGAGCGCAAGCAGCAGTTGGTCGATCAGTTGCAGCAGTTGTCGGTCAAGGTCGAGAATCGCGACCCCAACGCGACGGTGCCGCCCAACGCGCCGCCGGTGGTGCTGCCGGAGGTGTCGACGCCGCAGACCAGCACATCCGGCACGACGAGCGAGTCCGACACGTCTGCACCGACGAACACGTCACCGACCAGCACGCCGTCGGGCACGAGCTCGTCGACGCCGGAGGAGACCACCACGTCGCCGTCCGATACGTCGTCGTCTTCGTCGTCCCCGACCCCGTCGAGGTCCACATCGACCGGGACCTCGGCATCGGTCACCACGTCGTCGCCGGTCACGTCGCCGAGTACGGCGGCCCCGTCGTCGTCCAGTCCGCGCGAGGAAGCCACGCCGTCCTCGGTCGCCTCGTCGGTGGTGTCATCACCGACGCATACCCAGACCACGACCCTGCCTACCGTGAGCGTTCCTTCGGCGGCCGAACCAACTGTGACCGGCCCGGCGCGCGGAGGCTCGACAAGTGGGGGTGACGGCGCGGAGCAGCCCGGTCAGGACGTGCCTCAACAGCGACAGGGCGCCCTTGACCAGCCAGGGCAGGCCAATCGGCCTCAGCTACCGGCGACCTCGGTCATAGAGGCTCCCGGATTACCCGATACAGCCGGCGGCGGTCAGCGGTAG
- a CDS encoding DUF5319 domain-containing protein: MRDHLPPGLPPDPFADDPCDPSAALDAIEPGQPLDPQERTAVEADLADLAVYEALLAHKGIRGLVVCCDECQQDHYHDWDMLRANLLQLLVDGTVRPHEPAYDPEPDAYVTWDYCRGYADASLNQATSETDGYR, encoded by the coding sequence GTGCGTGACCACCTCCCACCTGGTTTGCCACCCGATCCCTTCGCCGACGATCCGTGTGATCCGTCGGCTGCGTTGGATGCCATCGAGCCGGGCCAGCCACTGGACCCACAGGAGCGCACCGCAGTCGAGGCCGACCTGGCAGATCTTGCGGTATACGAAGCGTTGTTGGCGCACAAGGGAATTCGCGGCCTCGTGGTGTGCTGCGACGAATGCCAGCAGGACCACTACCACGACTGGGACATGCTGCGCGCCAACCTGCTGCAACTGCTCGTCGATGGCACCGTCCGCCCGCATGAGCCGGCGTACGATCCAGAGCCCGACGCCTACGTGACGTGGGATTACTGCCGCGGCTACGCCGATGCTTCACTCAATCAAGCCACATCGGAAACCGACGGCTACCGCTGA